A window of the Chloroflexus sp. Y-396-1 genome harbors these coding sequences:
- a CDS encoding ATP-dependent Clp protease proteolytic subunit: MDFFALLWLFFIISSLQPVLRQRMLDAARQRLLEQLERKRKSRVIALIHRQETMSLLGFPLVRYINIEDSEAVLRAIKMTDRDIPIDLILHTPGGLVLAAEQIARALIRHSAKVTVFVPHYAMSGGTLIALAADEIVMDENAVLGPVDPQLGQHPAASILRVLERKPLSEIDDETLMMADIAEKAIRQVKRTVCELLSDKMPVERAEEVAHTLASGVWTHDYPITVSEARELGLPISTEMPEEIYQIMALYPQTAQRRPSVEYIPVPRSRQFGE; the protein is encoded by the coding sequence ATGGACTTTTTCGCATTATTGTGGCTTTTTTTCATTATTTCATCCCTGCAACCAGTGCTTCGCCAGCGTATGCTCGACGCCGCTCGCCAGCGACTGCTCGAACAGTTGGAGCGTAAACGAAAGAGTCGGGTTATTGCGTTGATCCATCGTCAGGAAACGATGAGTTTGCTCGGTTTTCCATTGGTACGGTACATCAATATCGAAGACTCAGAGGCCGTTCTGCGGGCAATTAAAATGACCGACCGCGATATTCCGATTGACCTCATTTTGCATACACCTGGTGGCCTGGTGCTCGCTGCCGAGCAGATTGCACGTGCATTGATCAGACATTCAGCGAAGGTAACAGTCTTTGTTCCACACTATGCAATGTCGGGTGGTACGCTCATTGCGCTAGCCGCCGATGAAATCGTGATGGACGAAAATGCAGTCTTGGGACCGGTTGATCCCCAGTTGGGTCAGCATCCGGCGGCCTCGATTTTGCGCGTTCTTGAACGCAAACCTCTGAGCGAGATTGATGATGAAACGTTGATGATGGCCGATATTGCCGAAAAGGCGATCCGACAGGTTAAGCGCACGGTCTGCGAGCTGCTGAGTGACAAAATGCCGGTTGAGCGGGCTGAAGAAGTTGCGCATACGCTGGCTAGCGGTGTATGGACGCATGACTACCCGATAACGGTGAGCGAAGCGCGTGAGTTGGGTTTGCCAATCAGTACCGAGATGCCGGAAGAGATTTACCAGATAATGGCACTTTACCCACAGACTGCACAGCGGAGACCATCGGTTGAGTATATTCCGGTACCACGTTCACGGCAATTTGGAGAATAG